One Pirellulales bacterium genomic window carries:
- a CDS encoding N-acetylneuraminate synthase family protein: protein MGPGHPCFVIAEVAQAHDGSLGAAHAYIDAIARSGANAVKFQTHIAAAESTPGEQFRVKFSPQDATRFDYWRRMEFTPDAWRGLADHAAQAGLVFLSTPFSMQAVDLLDALKVPAWKVGSGEVNNLPMLRRMASTGRPVLLSSGMSPWSDVDQAVETIVAAGAAVGIFQCTTAYPCPPERVGLNVLAELRERYGVPVGLSDHSGTIFPSLAAATLGANLLEMHVVFSKECFGPDVKASVTTAELAQLVEGVRFIESALAHPVDKETAAGDMAELRKLFGKSVVAATDLPAGRVLAETDLALKKPGTGIAAARLPEVLGRRLKRAVAADTLLAEEDFE, encoded by the coding sequence GTGGGTCCCGGCCACCCGTGCTTCGTCATCGCCGAGGTGGCCCAGGCCCACGACGGCAGCCTCGGCGCCGCGCACGCCTACATCGATGCGATCGCGCGATCGGGCGCCAACGCGGTCAAGTTTCAAACGCATATCGCCGCGGCCGAATCGACGCCCGGCGAACAGTTTCGCGTGAAGTTCTCGCCGCAAGATGCTACCCGCTTCGACTACTGGCGGCGGATGGAATTCACGCCCGACGCATGGCGCGGCCTGGCCGACCATGCCGCACAGGCAGGCCTGGTGTTTCTGTCGACGCCGTTTTCGATGCAGGCCGTCGATTTGCTCGACGCACTGAAAGTTCCGGCCTGGAAGGTCGGTTCCGGCGAAGTCAACAACCTGCCCATGCTGCGACGGATGGCCTCGACCGGGCGTCCCGTGCTGCTATCGAGCGGCATGTCGCCGTGGTCCGACGTCGACCAGGCCGTCGAGACGATCGTCGCGGCGGGGGCGGCGGTGGGCATTTTTCAATGCACCACGGCGTACCCCTGCCCACCCGAAAGAGTAGGGCTCAACGTGCTGGCCGAGTTACGCGAGCGTTACGGCGTGCCGGTTGGCCTCTCGGATCACTCCGGAACGATCTTTCCCTCGCTCGCGGCGGCGACCCTGGGGGCCAATCTGCTGGAAATGCACGTCGTCTTTTCCAAAGAATGCTTCGGCCCGGACGTGAAGGCCTCGGTCACGACGGCCGAGCTGGCCCAGTTGGTCGAGGGCGTGCGGTTCATCGAGTCGGCGTTGGCGCATCCCGTGGACAAAGAAACGGCCGCGGGCGACATGGCGGAATTGCGCAAGCTGTTCGGCAAGAGCGTGGTCGCGGCCACGGACCTGCCGGCGGGGCGCGTCCTGGCTGAAACCGACCTGGCACTCAAGAAACCGGGGACGGGAATCGCTGCGGCCCGCCTGCCGGAAGTTTTGGGCCGCAGGCTGAAACGGGCCGTAGCGGCGGATACTCTGTTGGCGGAGGAAGATTTTGAGTAA
- the neuC gene encoding UDP-N-acetylglucosamine 2-epimerase (hydrolyzing), with product MLSNNGKRTVCVVLVDRANYGRLKPVMRAIQEHPALELQVLAAGTMVLERFDQPVRVVRKDGFAISGEIYTELEGSTPATMAKSVGFGVVEFSSELHRLKPDVVLLIGDRYEALSAAIAAAYMNIPLIHLQGGEVSGSIDESARHAITKFAQFHVPSTKRSAEYIMRMGERPDTVLTVGCPSSDIARSLDRTLPSAVVNSRGNGVEIDVTKPFFLVIFHPTTTEFGAESDQMQNLLKALDAVRVQSLVLWPNIDAGSDHISKMIRVYRNTIDRPWMRTLTNLTPEDYLKVLANTACAIGNSSSFVRDAGYFGTPVVLVGNRQNGRETDVHAVRVSVEVDAIRAAIEKQFKHGRYAPSTLYGDGHVSQRVADAVAALKPYVQKRLAFVHEDL from the coding sequence ATTTTGAGTAACAACGGCAAACGAACCGTCTGCGTGGTGCTGGTCGACCGCGCCAACTATGGGCGTCTGAAGCCGGTGATGCGCGCCATCCAGGAACACCCCGCGCTGGAGCTGCAGGTGCTGGCGGCCGGCACGATGGTGCTCGAGCGCTTCGACCAGCCGGTGCGCGTCGTGCGCAAAGACGGTTTCGCGATCAGCGGCGAGATCTACACGGAGCTCGAAGGCTCGACGCCGGCCACGATGGCCAAGAGCGTCGGCTTCGGCGTGGTCGAGTTCTCCAGCGAGCTGCACCGCTTGAAGCCAGACGTGGTACTGTTGATCGGCGACCGCTACGAGGCGCTCTCGGCGGCCATCGCAGCGGCCTACATGAATATCCCGTTGATCCACCTGCAAGGCGGCGAGGTCAGCGGCTCGATCGACGAAAGTGCCCGGCACGCGATCACGAAGTTCGCCCAGTTTCACGTGCCTTCAACCAAACGTTCGGCCGAGTACATCATGCGGATGGGCGAACGACCCGACACGGTGCTCACGGTTGGCTGCCCGTCGAGCGACATAGCGCGTTCGCTCGATCGCACGCTCCCGTCGGCGGTCGTCAACAGCCGCGGCAACGGCGTCGAAATCGACGTCACCAAGCCCTTTTTCCTGGTCATCTTTCACCCGACGACGACCGAGTTCGGCGCGGAAAGCGACCAGATGCAAAACCTGCTCAAGGCGCTCGACGCCGTCCGCGTGCAGTCGCTGGTGCTGTGGCCGAACATCGACGCCGGCAGCGACCACATCAGCAAGATGATCCGCGTGTACCGTAATACGATCGACCGGCCGTGGATGCGTACGCTCACCAACCTGACGCCGGAAGACTATCTGAAAGTGCTGGCCAATACGGCCTGCGCAATCGGCAATTCCAGCAGCTTTGTCCGCGACGCCGGTTATTTCGGTACGCCCGTCGTGCTGGTCGGCAACCGGCAAAACGGCCGCGAAACGGACGTCCATGCCGTCCGCGTGTCGGTCGAGGTCGATGCGATCCGCGCGGCCATTGAAAAGCAGTTCAAGCATGGACGTTATGCACCAAGTACGCTGTATGGAGACGGGCACGTCTCGCAACGGGTGGCCGACGCGGTGGCCGCGCTCAAGCCCTACGTCCAGAAGCGTCTCGCGTTTGTCCACGAAGATCTCTAA
- a CDS encoding polysaccharide biosynthesis protein yields MMVNKQPSRRLTKRSFFALFVHAVVFGFCYWFAVCVRSDFTLPERFQTVFWITLPAVLVIKLTVFYALGHCHVSWRYVAFSDLGLLLRAATLSTLVLAAVDYFMVTETRIPRTTLAVDWAMTIVALGGLRALWRMSREEVLPLFNRKDYRAALIVGANHSGESLARQLQVDPQLKYQIVGFLDQDASRHGSILAGIPVLGRPEDAARFGIAYDVEDVLVVSGHLSGKQLRQLMDRCQTANLNVKVLPGVDELLTGDYRLQVRDVQINDLLRREPVQLNSEAIGHLLEDRVVLVTGAGGSIGSEICRQVLRFNPRTLVLVEQAENALFLIEQELHRTIPQARLCPCIADITDERRVRAVLEEHRPHVIFHAAAHKHVPMMEHNPGEAVKNNILGTKLLAELANEYGVDRFVMISTDKAVNPTSVMGVSKQLAERFVHAFAEEAQTKYVVVRFGNVLGSNGSVVPIFQEQIRRGGPITVTHPEIERFFMTIPEASQLVLQSAAMGQGGEIFVLDMGEPVRIVDLAQDLIQLSGFSTDDIEIHFTGLRPGEKLYEELYFDDEQMLTTPHPKVFAAYHRPYALAEVRRGIVELTALAHAPAEAIKLKFKELVPEYRLGGEAKAGEAASKPTPHTSVATANGNGRHLSPKPDADQSDSDLPETSAAADSREAEEAAEPTTTSSVT; encoded by the coding sequence ATGATGGTCAACAAACAGCCTTCGCGCCGGTTGACGAAGCGGTCGTTCTTTGCGCTGTTCGTCCACGCGGTGGTCTTCGGATTCTGCTACTGGTTTGCCGTCTGCGTGCGTTCGGACTTCACCTTGCCCGAACGCTTTCAGACGGTGTTCTGGATTACGCTGCCGGCCGTGCTGGTGATCAAGCTCACGGTGTTCTACGCCTTGGGCCATTGCCACGTTTCCTGGCGCTATGTGGCCTTTTCCGACTTGGGACTGCTGCTGCGCGCAGCCACGTTGTCGACGCTGGTCCTGGCGGCCGTCGACTACTTCATGGTCACCGAGACGCGCATCCCGCGGACGACCTTGGCCGTCGACTGGGCCATGACGATCGTGGCCCTGGGCGGCTTGCGCGCCCTGTGGCGGATGTCGCGTGAAGAGGTCTTGCCGCTGTTCAACCGCAAGGACTACCGTGCGGCCCTGATCGTCGGCGCGAACCACTCGGGCGAGTCGCTGGCCCGGCAGCTCCAGGTCGATCCGCAGCTCAAGTATCAAATCGTCGGGTTCCTCGATCAGGACGCGTCGCGCCACGGCTCGATCCTGGCCGGCATCCCCGTGCTCGGCCGTCCGGAAGATGCGGCCCGGTTCGGCATCGCCTACGACGTCGAAGACGTGTTGGTCGTCTCGGGCCATCTCTCGGGCAAACAATTGCGTCAGTTGATGGATCGCTGCCAGACGGCGAATCTGAACGTCAAGGTGCTACCCGGCGTCGACGAGCTGCTGACCGGCGATTACCGGTTGCAGGTCCGCGACGTGCAGATCAACGACTTGCTGCGTCGCGAGCCGGTGCAGCTCAATAGCGAAGCCATCGGGCACTTGCTCGAAGATCGCGTGGTGCTGGTGACCGGCGCCGGCGGTAGCATCGGGTCGGAAATCTGCCGCCAGGTCCTGCGCTTCAACCCGCGGACGCTCGTGCTGGTCGAACAGGCGGAAAACGCGCTGTTTCTGATCGAGCAGGAGCTGCACCGGACCATCCCCCAGGCCCGGCTCTGCCCGTGCATCGCCGACATCACCGACGAGCGCCGGGTTCGGGCCGTGCTCGAAGAGCATCGGCCACACGTGATCTTTCATGCCGCGGCGCACAAGCACGTGCCCATGATGGAGCACAACCCCGGCGAGGCGGTGAAGAACAACATTCTCGGCACCAAGCTGCTGGCCGAACTGGCCAACGAGTACGGCGTCGACCGGTTCGTGATGATCTCGACCGACAAGGCGGTCAATCCCACGAGCGTGATGGGTGTTTCGAAGCAGCTCGCCGAGCGGTTCGTGCACGCCTTTGCCGAAGAGGCCCAAACCAAGTACGTCGTCGTGCGATTCGGCAACGTGCTGGGCTCCAACGGCAGCGTCGTGCCGATCTTCCAGGAACAGATTCGCCGCGGCGGGCCCATCACGGTCACGCACCCGGAGATCGAACGCTTCTTCATGACCATTCCTGAGGCCTCGCAGTTGGTGCTGCAATCGGCCGCCATGGGCCAAGGGGGCGAGATCTTCGTCCTCGACATGGGCGAGCCGGTGCGGATCGTCGACTTGGCCCAAGACCTGATCCAACTGTCCGGCTTCAGCACCGACGACATCGAGATTCATTTCACCGGCTTGCGGCCCGGCGAGAAGCTCTACGAAGAGCTGTATTTCGACGACGAGCAGATGCTGACCACGCCGCACCCCAAGGTGTTCGCTGCATATCACCGGCCCTACGCACTGGCGGAGGTGCGCCGCGGTATCGTCGAGCTGACCGCCCTGGCCCATGCTCCCGCCGAGGCGATCAAGCTGAAGTTCAAGGAGTTGGTGCCCGAGTATCGGCTGGGCGGCGAAGCGAAAGCCGGCGAAGCGGCGAGCAAGCCGACTCCGCACACGTCGGTCGCCACGGCCAACGGCAACGGCCGGCATCTGTCGCCGAAACCTGACGCGGACCAGTCCGACTCGGACTTGCCGGAAACGAGTGCCGCCGCGGATTCCCGCGAGGCGGAAGAAGCCGCGGAACCAACGACCACCTCCTCGGTCACCTGA